Proteins encoded by one window of Methanobacterium sp. CWC-01:
- a CDS encoding 50S ribosomal protein L30e: MDVDRGIRVAVDTGSVTLGSEKTIQALKLGKGKLVIIAENCPREIREDVEHYSQLSEIPVYTYEGTSVDLGSVCGKPFTVATMIISDPGDSTILELMG; encoded by the coding sequence ATGGACGTAGATAGAGGAATTCGAGTAGCAGTAGACACAGGAAGTGTCACCCTGGGGTCAGAAAAGACAATTCAGGCCCTGAAACTTGGAAAAGGAAAACTAGTCATCATAGCTGAAAATTGCCCCCGGGAAATCAGAGAAGACGTGGAGCACTACTCACAGTTATCAGAAATACCGGTTTATACTTATGAGGGCACCAGTGTGGATCTGGGTTCCGTGTGCGGTAAACCCTTCACCGTGGCTACAATGATCATCTCCGATCCCGGAGATTCAACCATACTAGAACTAATGGGGTAG
- a CDS encoding carboxymuconolactone decarboxylase family protein: protein MFGKKLYSVRESYWIFYQGIRTMRYMFRAKKHGELSSTFIERIMLAVTEVNECAICSYAHAKRALECGMGSEEIQDMLSGIINNVPAPEVAGVMFAQHYADTRGNPSLESWERIVEVYGTSRAMGILGAIRTIMIGNTYGIAFSSFFNRFRGRADPRSSLGYELGLILSAVVIIPVSIVHALVSGLFNVSIV from the coding sequence ATGTTTGGCAAAAAACTCTACTCGGTTAGGGAATCATACTGGATCTTCTACCAGGGGATTAGAACCATGCGGTACATGTTTCGGGCTAAAAAGCACGGGGAACTTAGCTCCACCTTCATTGAAAGGATCATGCTGGCCGTAACCGAGGTGAATGAATGCGCCATATGTTCCTACGCCCACGCCAAAAGGGCCCTGGAATGCGGGATGGGTAGTGAAGAAATCCAGGATATGCTCTCCGGGATTATAAATAATGTTCCTGCCCCTGAAGTAGCCGGGGTCATGTTCGCCCAGCACTACGCCGACACCCGGGGAAACCCTAGCCTGGAATCATGGGAGCGTATTGTGGAAGTTTATGGTACTTCCCGGGCCATGGGTATCCTGGGGGCTATCCGCACCATCATGATCGGGAACACCTATGGGATTGCATTCAGTTCATTTTTTAACCGGTTCAGGGGTAGGGCGGACCCGAGGAGTAGTCTAGGATATGAGTTGGGGCTGATTTTGAGTGCTGTTGTGATAATTCCTGTGTCTATAGTTCATGCTCTTGTTTCTGGGTTGTTTAATGTTTCGATAGTTTAA
- the tuf gene encoding translation elongation factor EF-1 subunit alpha, which produces MAKEKEHMNLAFIGHVDHGKSTMVGHLLLQSGAIAEQQLSEGEDKFRFVMDKLTEERERGVTIDLAHARFDTPKYEFTIVDCPGHRDFVKNMITGASQADAAVLVVAIDDGVMPQTKEHAFLARTLGINQLIIGINKMDLVKYDEEKFNALKEEVSALIKTVAYKPKEINFIPLSAFEGDNITKPSENTPWYKGPSLVQALDEFTAPEKPTDLPLRVPIQDVYSITGVGTVPVGRVETGIMKKGETVIFEPPGVSGEVKSIEMHHEMLDLAEPGDNVGFNVRGVGKNDIRRGDVAGHTSNPPTVAKEFTAQIVVLQHPGVITVGYTPVFHCHTAQVACTFLELQKKLDPTTGQVKEENPDFLKTGDAAFVVVKPTKPMVIEKISEIPHMGRFAIRDMGQTVAAGMCIDLVPAK; this is translated from the coding sequence ATGGCTAAAGAGAAAGAACACATGAACTTGGCGTTTATCGGACACGTCGACCACGGTAAATCAACCATGGTCGGTCACCTTCTGCTCCAATCCGGAGCCATCGCTGAACAACAGCTATCCGAAGGAGAAGACAAGTTCCGATTCGTTATGGACAAATTGACTGAAGAAAGGGAAAGAGGGGTAACCATCGACCTGGCCCACGCCAGATTTGACACCCCCAAGTATGAATTCACCATTGTGGACTGTCCTGGTCACCGTGACTTTGTAAAAAACATGATCACCGGTGCCAGTCAGGCCGATGCTGCCGTACTAGTGGTAGCTATCGACGACGGTGTAATGCCCCAGACCAAGGAACACGCGTTTCTAGCCCGTACCCTGGGGATCAACCAGCTCATCATCGGTATAAACAAGATGGACCTGGTCAAATACGATGAGGAAAAATTCAACGCCCTCAAAGAGGAAGTATCTGCTCTGATCAAGACCGTGGCCTACAAGCCCAAAGAGATCAACTTCATACCACTCTCCGCCTTTGAAGGAGACAACATAACCAAACCATCCGAAAACACCCCCTGGTACAAGGGACCCAGCCTAGTGCAAGCCTTAGACGAGTTCACTGCACCAGAAAAACCAACCGACCTACCACTACGAGTACCCATCCAGGATGTTTACTCCATCACTGGAGTGGGAACCGTGCCAGTGGGCCGAGTGGAAACCGGTATAATGAAGAAGGGCGAAACCGTCATCTTCGAACCACCAGGTGTTAGCGGAGAAGTAAAATCCATCGAAATGCACCACGAAATGCTGGACCTGGCCGAACCTGGTGACAACGTTGGATTCAACGTCCGTGGAGTGGGTAAAAATGACATCCGCCGTGGAGACGTGGCTGGACACACCAGCAACCCACCAACCGTGGCTAAAGAGTTCACCGCCCAGATCGTAGTACTGCAGCACCCCGGTGTTATCACCGTGGGTTACACCCCTGTATTCCACTGTCACACTGCCCAGGTAGCCTGTACCTTCCTGGAACTCCAGAAGAAACTGGACCCCACCACTGGTCAGGTTAAAGAAGAAAACCCTGACTTCTTGAAAACCGGGGACGCCGCCTTTGTGGTGGTTAAACCTACCAAACCCATGGTCATCGAGAAGATCAGTGAAATACCACACATGGGCCGGTTCGCTATCCGGGACATGGGCCAAACTGTGGCCGCTGGTATGTGCATCGACCTGGTGCCAGCTAAATAA
- a CDS encoding 30S ribosomal protein S12, protein MPGLFAAKKLKKNRQHFRWKDTSYKRKQLRLDVKADPLEGSSQARGIVIEKVGIEAKQPNSAIRKCVRVQLIKNGKQITAFAPGDGAIGFIDEHDEVLIEGIGGGSGRSKGDIPGVRWKVTKVNNVSLVEMVRGKIEKPVR, encoded by the coding sequence TTGCCAGGACTTTTCGCAGCAAAAAAGCTTAAAAAAAATCGACAACACTTCAGGTGGAAGGACACTTCCTACAAGAGGAAACAGCTACGGCTAGACGTTAAAGCCGATCCATTGGAAGGATCATCCCAGGCCCGGGGTATCGTCATTGAAAAGGTGGGTATAGAGGCTAAACAGCCCAACTCCGCCATCCGAAAGTGTGTGAGGGTGCAACTTATCAAAAACGGTAAACAGATCACGGCCTTTGCTCCGGGAGATGGGGCCATCGGATTCATCGATGAACACGACGAAGTTTTAATCGAAGGAATCGGTGGAGGATCAGGAAGATCCAAGGGAGACATCCCTGGTGTGCGCTGGAAGGTCACCAAAGTTAACAACGTATCCCTGGTGGAGATGGTCCGGGGTAAAATCGAGAAACCAGTGAGATAA
- the rpsJ gene encoding 30S ribosomal protein S10: MNKARIKLTGTDPEKLAYVCDQLKRIAERTGVDLSGPIPLPTKKLVVPSRKSPDGEGKATWEKWELRIHKRLVGIEADERAMRQVMKVNVPDNVSIEIELRS, encoded by the coding sequence ATGAACAAAGCCAGAATTAAGTTAACCGGCACCGACCCCGAGAAACTGGCCTACGTCTGCGACCAGCTTAAAAGGATTGCAGAGAGGACTGGTGTGGACCTATCCGGACCCATACCCCTACCCACCAAGAAGTTAGTGGTCCCCAGCCGCAAATCCCCAGACGGTGAAGGAAAAGCCACCTGGGAAAAGTGGGAACTAAGGATCCACAAACGCCTAGTGGGTATTGAGGCCGATGAACGGGCCATGCGTCAGGTTATGAAGGTCAACGTGCCTGATAACGTCAGTATCGAAATAGAACTAAGAAGCTAA
- a CDS encoding 30S ribosomal protein S7 translates to MSFKVFDKWELAEVKVEDMGLVNYVCLDEIMVPHTMGRHVRRQFAKSRVSIVERLMNKIMRTERNSGKKNKSYNIVKDSFDIISQRSKQNPVQVLVKAVENTAPREETTRIKYGGIGYQVAVDIAPQRRVDLALAFLTRGALQSAFKRKKSAEECLAEELLLAAEYDTRSFAIQKKEEKERVARSAH, encoded by the coding sequence ATGAGTTTTAAAGTTTTTGACAAATGGGAATTAGCGGAGGTGAAGGTGGAAGACATGGGCCTGGTTAACTACGTCTGTCTGGATGAGATTATGGTCCCCCATACCATGGGGCGTCACGTCCGGAGACAGTTCGCTAAATCCAGAGTCTCCATCGTGGAAAGATTGATGAACAAGATTATGCGGACGGAAAGGAATTCTGGGAAGAAGAACAAGTCCTACAATATTGTTAAGGATTCATTTGACATTATAAGCCAGCGTTCTAAACAGAACCCGGTGCAAGTCTTGGTCAAAGCCGTGGAAAACACCGCACCCCGGGAAGAAACCACCCGTATCAAGTACGGTGGAATCGGATACCAGGTAGCAGTGGACATCGCCCCCCAGAGGAGGGTGGACCTGGCTCTGGCCTTCTTAACCAGAGGAGCATTACAGTCTGCCTTCAAACGGAAAAAATCCGCCGAGGAATGTCTGGCGGAGGAGCTGCTCCTGGCTGCCGAGTACGATACCAGAAGCTTTGCCATACAGAAAAAGGAAGAAAAAGAAAGGGTAGCTCGATCTGCCCATTAA
- a CDS encoding elongation factor EF-2 produces the protein MSRRTKMINKIKELMYQPEYIRNIGIVAHIDHGKTTLSDNLLAGAGMISAELAGDQLYLDFDEQEQARGITIDAANVSMVHKYQDDEYLINLIDTPGHVDFGGDVTRAMRAVDGAVVVVCAVEGIMPQTETVLRQALKENVRPVLFINKVDRLINELKLDPEELQQRFIKVIANANKLIKNMAPEDLKKKWQVRVEDGSVAFGSAYHNWAINVKLMQETGINFKDILEYCNNDNQKELAQKAPLSDVLLGMVVEHLPSPDIAQRYRVPNIWAGDIESEEGQGMVNTDPDGPLAVMVTDVSIDKHAGEIATGRVYGGTIEKGSEIFFVGSHGKARTQQVGVYFGPERVNTDKVPAGNIVAITGARNAVAGETISSVERKIEAFEGLEHISEPVVTVAVEAKNTKDLPKLIEVLRQVGKEDPTVKMQINEETGEHLVAGMGELHLEIIAYRINEKGVEIETSEPIVVYRETIAGTAGPVEGKSPNKHNRFYIEISPLPESVYKAIQEGTIKEGKVKGKENASIFMEAGLPKDEARKVWDVYEKSVFINATRGIQYLDEIKELLLEGFESAMDDGPIARERVMGLKIRLVDAKIHEDAVHRGPAQVLPAIRKAVYGGIMMAQPVLLEPVQKVFINVPQDYMGSSTREVQNRRGQIIDMGQEGDMATLESKVPVAEMFGFAGDIRSAAEGRCLWSTENAGFERLPKELQKTIIREIRNRKGLSPEPYGPDHYLG, from the coding sequence GTGAGCAGACGTACAAAAATGATCAACAAGATCAAGGAACTGATGTACCAACCGGAATACATACGGAACATCGGTATCGTGGCCCACATTGACCACGGAAAAACCACCCTATCCGACAATCTCTTAGCTGGTGCAGGCATGATATCTGCCGAACTGGCTGGTGACCAGCTATACCTGGACTTCGATGAACAGGAACAGGCCCGGGGTATAACCATCGACGCCGCCAACGTGTCCATGGTGCACAAGTACCAGGATGACGAGTACCTCATCAACCTCATTGATACTCCCGGTCACGTGGACTTCGGGGGAGACGTAACCCGTGCCATGCGGGCAGTGGACGGTGCGGTGGTTGTGGTGTGTGCCGTGGAGGGCATCATGCCCCAGACTGAGACCGTGCTGAGGCAGGCTTTAAAGGAAAACGTACGACCAGTACTTTTCATCAACAAGGTGGACCGGCTCATAAACGAGCTTAAACTGGACCCCGAGGAACTGCAGCAACGATTCATAAAGGTCATTGCCAATGCCAACAAACTCATCAAGAACATGGCCCCGGAGGATCTCAAGAAGAAATGGCAAGTCAGAGTCGAAGACGGCAGCGTAGCCTTCGGATCTGCCTACCATAACTGGGCCATCAACGTCAAATTAATGCAGGAAACCGGTATAAACTTCAAGGACATCCTGGAGTACTGTAACAACGATAACCAGAAGGAATTAGCCCAGAAAGCACCTCTATCCGATGTGCTCCTGGGGATGGTGGTGGAGCACCTGCCCAGCCCCGACATAGCCCAGAGGTACCGGGTACCCAACATCTGGGCCGGGGACATCGAGAGTGAGGAGGGTCAGGGAATGGTAAACACTGACCCTGACGGACCTCTGGCAGTGATGGTAACCGACGTGAGTATCGACAAACACGCCGGTGAAATAGCCACTGGACGGGTGTACGGAGGAACCATAGAGAAGGGTAGTGAAATCTTCTTCGTAGGATCCCATGGCAAGGCCCGGACCCAGCAGGTAGGAGTGTACTTCGGACCGGAACGGGTGAACACCGACAAGGTACCTGCCGGGAACATCGTGGCCATAACCGGTGCCCGTAACGCCGTGGCCGGAGAAACTATTTCCAGTGTAGAACGCAAAATCGAGGCCTTCGAAGGCCTGGAACACATCTCCGAACCAGTGGTCACCGTGGCAGTAGAGGCCAAAAACACCAAAGACTTACCCAAACTCATCGAGGTCCTGCGTCAGGTGGGTAAAGAGGACCCCACCGTCAAGATGCAGATCAACGAGGAAACTGGTGAGCACCTGGTGGCCGGTATGGGTGAACTGCACCTGGAGATTATCGCCTACCGTATCAACGAGAAGGGCGTGGAGATCGAGACATCAGAACCCATAGTAGTGTACCGGGAGACAATCGCCGGCACTGCCGGCCCAGTGGAGGGTAAATCACCCAACAAACACAACCGTTTCTACATCGAAATTTCACCCCTGCCCGAATCAGTTTATAAGGCCATTCAGGAAGGAACCATCAAGGAAGGCAAGGTCAAGGGTAAAGAGAACGCTTCCATATTCATGGAAGCCGGCCTGCCTAAGGATGAAGCCCGGAAGGTGTGGGATGTTTACGAGAAGAGCGTATTTATCAACGCCACCCGTGGTATCCAGTACCTGGATGAGATCAAAGAGCTCCTACTGGAAGGATTTGAAAGTGCCATGGATGATGGACCCATAGCCCGGGAGAGGGTGATGGGACTTAAAATCAGACTGGTTGATGCTAAAATCCACGAGGACGCAGTACACCGGGGCCCAGCCCAGGTACTGCCCGCCATCCGTAAGGCCGTTTACGGTGGTATCATGATGGCCCAGCCCGTGCTCCTGGAGCCGGTGCAAAAGGTATTTATCAACGTACCCCAAGATTATATGGGATCATCCACCCGTGAAGTCCAGAACCGTCGAGGCCAGATCATAGACATGGGCCAGGAGGGCGACATGGCCACCCTGGAATCCAAGGTACCCGTGGCTGAGATGTTCGGATTTGCAGGGGACATACGCTCCGCTGCCGAGGGAAGATGCCTGTGGTCCACCGAGAACGCAGGATTTGAAAGACTGCCTAAGGAGCTTCAGAAGACCATAATAAGGGAAATCAGAAACCGAAAAGGTCTATCACCAGAACCTTACGGTCCTGACCACTACCTAGGCTAG
- a CDS encoding NusA-like transcription termination signal-binding factor, which yields MTIKFTTNEIRYIALFESMTGATVKDCLVDEENGKLTFLVKNGDMGLAIGKRGSTVTKVQKTVDKGVEVIEHSDDQVEFLSNLMAPAKLRSIRVLQKENGEKIATVEADSRNKRTAIGKGGQNIERARILAKRQHNISNIVIK from the coding sequence GTGACCATCAAATTCACTACAAACGAGATAAGGTACATCGCCCTGTTTGAGAGCATGACCGGGGCCACCGTCAAAGATTGTTTGGTGGATGAAGAAAACGGTAAACTCACCTTCCTGGTCAAAAATGGCGACATGGGACTGGCCATTGGAAAGAGGGGAAGTACCGTTACCAAAGTCCAGAAAACCGTGGATAAAGGTGTGGAAGTTATAGAGCACTCCGATGATCAGGTGGAGTTTCTCAGCAACCTCATGGCTCCCGCCAAACTTCGAAGTATCAGAGTACTTCAAAAGGAGAACGGCGAGAAAATAGCCACTGTCGAGGCTGATTCTCGTAACAAAAGAACTGCTATTGGAAAGGGGGGCCAGAATATAGAACGAGCCCGAATCCTGGCCAAGAGGCAGCACAACATAAGTAACATAGTAATAAAATAG
- the rpoA2 gene encoding DNA-directed RNA polymerase subunit A'': MGTKEATKGGYVDIKKVEKVVKKKKADFPEQLIQDIAEAAERHKLKVAELDELVGNLKKAYQRAEVESGEAVGTVAAQSVGEPGTQMTMRTFHYAGVAELNVTLGLPRLIEIVDARKKISTPTMAIYFEEDYAPDEEFVRTMANRIGKITLNDILKDFNVNYASMSLSIEIDEEQITEKRLDYDEIIKKIEKAFKKVEINKNLLSFEPTISEAKHAIRELRLLADKVRDLQISGIKNIGKVVIRKEGQEWVIHTEGSNLGAVLKMEGVDKTRTTTNDIHEVEKVLGIEAARNAIIHEAQTTMEEQGLTVDVRHIMLVADMMTADGMVKSIGRHGISGEKASVLARASFEETGKHLLRASIRGEVDHLTGIIENIIIGQPIPLGTGSVGVIMKQRE; this comes from the coding sequence ATGGGGACTAAAGAGGCAACTAAAGGTGGTTATGTGGATATTAAGAAGGTAGAAAAGGTGGTTAAGAAGAAGAAAGCCGATTTCCCGGAGCAACTCATCCAGGATATCGCCGAAGCCGCGGAAAGGCACAAACTAAAGGTTGCTGAACTGGACGAGCTGGTGGGAAACCTTAAGAAAGCCTACCAACGGGCTGAGGTCGAATCGGGCGAAGCAGTTGGAACGGTAGCTGCCCAGTCAGTGGGCGAACCCGGTACACAGATGACCATGCGTACTTTTCACTACGCAGGGGTGGCTGAACTGAACGTTACCCTGGGTCTGCCTCGACTCATCGAAATTGTAGATGCCAGGAAGAAGATATCCACACCAACCATGGCCATATACTTCGAAGAAGATTATGCCCCTGACGAAGAGTTTGTAAGAACCATGGCCAATCGTATCGGTAAGATAACCCTGAACGACATTCTGAAGGACTTCAACGTCAACTATGCAAGCATGTCACTTTCCATCGAGATAGATGAGGAGCAAATCACCGAGAAAAGACTGGACTATGATGAGATCATAAAGAAGATAGAAAAAGCTTTTAAAAAGGTGGAGATAAATAAGAACCTGCTGAGTTTTGAACCTACGATTTCTGAAGCTAAACATGCCATCAGAGAGTTACGACTTTTAGCGGATAAGGTCCGTGATTTACAGATAAGTGGTATCAAAAACATAGGAAAAGTCGTAATCAGGAAGGAAGGCCAGGAATGGGTTATACACACTGAAGGTTCAAATTTAGGGGCCGTCCTTAAGATGGAGGGAGTGGATAAGACCCGGACCACCACCAACGACATACACGAGGTGGAGAAGGTCCTGGGAATTGAAGCCGCCCGTAATGCAATTATCCACGAAGCCCAAACCACCATGGAGGAGCAGGGTCTAACCGTGGACGTCCGGCACATCATGCTGGTGGCGGATATGATGACCGCCGACGGAATGGTGAAATCCATTGGCCGTCACGGTATCAGCGGTGAAAAGGCCAGTGTACTGGCCCGGGCATCATTTGAGGAAACTGGAAAACACCTGTTAAGGGCCAGTATCCGGGGTGAGGTGGATCATCTCACCGGAATAATAGAGAACATTATAATCGGTCAGCCAATACCACTGGGAACAGGGTCAGTTGGCGTCATAATGAAACAGAGAGAATAG
- a CDS encoding DNA-directed RNA polymerase subunit A', with translation MTGIIKKIAQINFGLLSPENIRKMSVTKIVTPDTYDEDGYPIEAGLMDPRLGVIDPGLRCRSCGSKGGDCQGHFGHINLARPVIHVGFADTIHKILRSTCSSCGKVLLTDSEKEFYMGKLDARIQNEESITDIIKEIYTLARRDDCPHCHQQAEIRKNAEFMIQSSEEILEEMGEGMDADSKKNIEDLIQKLVELEEKRVSAGKIDDVEPNGEITSIKDVTEELIKAVKDIKGKNEEVTKELQEFVEPIYQEAKRAQQRTIQEDIKIDKPVSLVEGNYKLTPSEVREWLEKIPEEEYYLVGINPQIAKPEWMVLTVLPVPPVTVRPSITLETGERSEDDLTHKLVDILRINQRLKENMEAGAPQLIVEDLWELLQYHVTTYFDNEASGVPPARHRSGRPLKTLAQRLKGKEGRFRSNLSGKRVNFSARTVISPDPNISINEVGVPEMIATEVTVPVYVTDWNIEQMKKHIENGSKNHPGANYVIRPDERKIRVYDETKESILEKLEPGYVVERHLMDGDVVLFNRQPSLHRMSMMAHEVKVLPHKTFRLNLCVCPPYNADFDGDEMNMHVFQTEESRAEAKSLMRVQEHILSPRFGGPIIGGIHDHISGGYLLTRDGSVFKEDDVFQMVRKSQLPLPEPKNRDWTGKEIFSLLLPDDLHMVYKAEICRKCDECLREECKNDAYVVIENGELIMGAIDEKAFGAFSGKILDSVVKQYGTDRAREFLDSATKLAISGIMKRGFTTSTADEEIPREAKDRIEELLSNAEKKVEQLIEAYHNEELEALPGRSLRETLEMKIMQVLGEARDKSGEIAESYFGMDNHAVIMALTGARGSMLNLTQIAACVGQQSVRGGRIERGYRNRTLPHFQEGELGAKASGFVHSSYKSGLDPLEFFFHAMGGREGLVDTAIRTAQSGYMQRRLVNALQDLNVNEDGTVRDNRGVVIQTRYGEDGIDPAKSDFGKVADIDRLIEEMRIKAKADK, from the coding sequence TTGACAGGAATTATAAAAAAGATTGCCCAAATCAATTTCGGCCTGCTTTCCCCGGAGAATATTCGGAAAATGTCAGTCACCAAGATCGTGACTCCCGACACCTACGATGAGGATGGATATCCCATAGAGGCGGGTTTAATGGATCCCCGTCTGGGGGTTATTGACCCCGGACTCCGGTGCCGTTCCTGCGGATCCAAGGGTGGGGACTGCCAGGGACACTTTGGACATATTAACCTGGCCCGGCCGGTAATCCATGTAGGATTTGCAGACACCATACACAAGATACTGCGTTCAACTTGCAGTAGCTGTGGTAAGGTGTTACTCACTGATTCGGAGAAGGAGTTCTACATGGGAAAGCTAGATGCCCGGATCCAGAATGAGGAAAGTATCACTGATATCATCAAGGAAATTTACACCCTGGCTCGCCGGGATGACTGCCCACACTGTCATCAACAGGCTGAAATCCGGAAAAACGCCGAGTTCATGATCCAGAGTTCGGAGGAGATCCTGGAGGAAATGGGCGAGGGCATGGATGCCGACAGCAAGAAGAATATCGAAGATCTGATCCAGAAACTGGTGGAACTCGAAGAAAAGCGGGTTTCTGCAGGTAAAATAGATGATGTAGAACCTAATGGGGAAATAACTTCCATAAAGGATGTGACTGAAGAGCTCATCAAGGCCGTCAAGGATATCAAGGGTAAAAATGAGGAGGTCACCAAGGAGCTGCAGGAATTTGTGGAGCCCATCTACCAGGAAGCTAAGCGAGCCCAGCAGAGGACCATCCAGGAGGATATCAAAATCGACAAGCCAGTATCCCTGGTGGAAGGAAACTACAAGCTCACCCCCAGCGAGGTGCGGGAATGGCTGGAGAAAATTCCAGAAGAAGAATACTATCTGGTGGGAATCAACCCCCAAATCGCCAAACCAGAGTGGATGGTTCTAACTGTGCTACCTGTGCCTCCCGTGACGGTCCGGCCCTCCATCACCCTGGAAACTGGTGAAAGATCTGAAGATGACCTGACCCACAAACTGGTGGATATTCTCCGTATAAATCAGCGACTTAAAGAGAATATGGAAGCCGGAGCACCCCAACTCATCGTGGAAGATTTATGGGAGCTGTTACAATATCACGTTACCACTTACTTTGACAATGAGGCCTCTGGAGTTCCTCCAGCCCGGCACCGATCCGGAAGGCCCCTTAAAACCCTGGCACAACGTTTAAAGGGTAAGGAGGGACGTTTCCGAAGTAACCTGTCTGGTAAGAGGGTTAACTTCTCGGCTCGGACTGTTATTTCCCCGGATCCCAACATCAGCATCAACGAGGTGGGTGTTCCGGAGATGATTGCCACCGAGGTCACGGTACCAGTCTACGTCACCGATTGGAACATTGAACAGATGAAAAAACACATCGAAAATGGTTCCAAAAACCACCCCGGTGCCAACTACGTTATCCGGCCTGACGAACGTAAGATACGGGTTTACGATGAAACCAAGGAGTCTATCCTGGAAAAACTGGAACCCGGCTACGTGGTGGAACGCCACTTAATGGATGGGGATGTAGTACTTTTCAACCGGCAGCCTTCTCTGCACCGGATGTCTATGATGGCCCACGAAGTGAAGGTACTTCCGCATAAAACATTCCGACTTAACCTCTGTGTTTGCCCCCCTTACAACGCTGACTTTGACGGGGACGAGATGAACATGCACGTCTTCCAGACCGAGGAATCCCGGGCAGAGGCCAAATCCCTGATGCGGGTGCAGGAACATATATTATCCCCTCGTTTTGGCGGTCCCATTATCGGCGGGATCCACGATCATATCTCGGGTGGATATCTTTTGACCAGGGATGGTTCGGTCTTTAAGGAGGATGACGTTTTCCAGATGGTTAGAAAGTCACAGCTTCCCCTTCCTGAGCCTAAAAACAGGGACTGGACCGGTAAGGAGATATTCAGCCTACTCTTACCCGATGATCTGCATATGGTTTACAAGGCCGAGATCTGCCGTAAGTGCGACGAATGTCTCCGGGAAGAGTGTAAAAATGACGCTTACGTGGTAATTGAGAATGGAGAGCTCATAATGGGGGCTATCGACGAGAAAGCCTTTGGAGCATTCTCCGGTAAAATCTTAGACTCCGTAGTTAAGCAGTATGGTACGGATCGGGCCCGTGAATTCCTGGATTCGGCTACTAAATTAGCCATATCGGGTATTATGAAACGGGGATTCACCACCAGCACTGCTGATGAAGAGATACCCCGGGAAGCCAAGGACCGTATTGAGGAACTTCTAAGTAACGCTGAAAAAAAGGTAGAGCAACTAATTGAAGCATACCACAACGAGGAACTGGAAGCCCTACCTGGCCGCAGCCTCCGGGAAACTCTGGAGATGAAGATCATGCAGGTTCTGGGTGAAGCCAGGGACAAATCAGGAGAAATAGCAGAAAGCTACTTCGGAATGGACAACCATGCTGTGATAATGGCATTAACCGGTGCCCGTGGTTCTATGCTTAACCTGACCCAGATTGCAGCATGTGTGGGGCAGCAATCTGTCCGGGGTGGTAGGATAGAACGGGGATACCGTAACCGTACCTTACCTCACTTCCAAGAAGGTGAACTGGGCGCCAAAGCCAGTGGATTTGTCCACTCCAGTTACAAATCCGGTCTGGACCCCCTGGAATTTTTCTTCCACGCCATGGGGGGAAGGGAAGGACTGGTGGACACTGCTATCCGTACCGCCCAGAGTGGTTACATGCAGCGTCGGCTGGTTAACGCCCTGCAGGATCTCAACGTCAACGAGGATGGAACCGTACGTGACAACCGGGGAGTGGTTATACAGACCCGTTACGGTGAAGATGGAATAGACCCCGCTAAGAGCGACTTTGGTAAGGTGGCCGATATTGACCGGCTCATTGAAGAGATGCGCATCAAAGCCAAGGCAGATAAATAG